A region of Paenibacillus sp. JNUCC-31 DNA encodes the following proteins:
- the treC gene encoding alpha,alpha-phosphotrehalase yields MSSTNTTSSSWWRTSTVYQVYPKSFNDTTGSGTGDIRGLTEKLDYLQHLGIDIVWLQPVYVSPQHDNGYDVADYYRINPDFGTMEDFDELLKGLKARGMKLMIDVVVNHSSIDHEWFQQSRSSKDNPYRDYYIWRDPAPDGGVPNNWQSKFGGPAWQYDEQTGQYFLTLFDKTQADLNWENEQVRKEIRDMIKFWAEKGVDGFRMDVINLISKDQRFPDDDGSVLPGDGRKFYTDGPRVHEYITEMYEEVFGPHNMVTVGEMSSTTLEHCIRYSNPASREFSMTFNFHHLKVDYPNGQKWELMPYDFEALKQLFSQWQTGMQAGGGWNALFLNNHDQPRALSRFADDGDYRTESAKMLATTIHGMQGTPYVYQGEEIGMPNPVWNDVSEFRDIESTNMYRLLQEERGKSAEEAFRIVKERSRDNSRTPMQWDGSENAGFTTGTPWIKVDERYPSIHVAQQLADPDSIYYHYRKLIALRKQLKVLTDGLYERLDDAHPDVFAYARSNGSETLLVVSNFSKRDVTFTLPGAVWNDHIAGKSADLLVANTKATPALDQEISLSPYASYMWLIPQQD; encoded by the coding sequence ATGAGTTCTACGAATACAACTTCCTCATCGTGGTGGAGAACCTCCACGGTGTATCAGGTATATCCCAAGAGCTTCAATGATACGACCGGTTCGGGCACCGGAGATATCCGAGGTTTGACCGAAAAGCTGGACTACTTGCAGCATCTGGGTATTGATATTGTTTGGCTGCAGCCAGTATATGTATCGCCGCAGCATGATAATGGATATGACGTTGCGGACTATTATCGGATTAATCCTGATTTTGGAACCATGGAGGATTTTGACGAATTGCTCAAAGGGCTAAAGGCTCGTGGTATGAAGCTGATGATTGATGTCGTGGTGAATCACTCGTCTATTGATCATGAGTGGTTCCAGCAATCTCGCTCTTCCAAGGATAATCCGTATCGTGATTATTATATTTGGAGAGATCCTGCTCCAGATGGCGGTGTGCCGAATAACTGGCAGTCCAAGTTTGGTGGACCGGCATGGCAGTATGATGAGCAGACAGGGCAGTACTTTCTGACGCTGTTTGACAAGACGCAAGCCGATCTGAATTGGGAGAACGAGCAGGTGCGCAAGGAAATACGTGACATGATCAAGTTCTGGGCGGAAAAAGGTGTCGACGGTTTCCGTATGGACGTCATTAATCTGATCTCGAAGGATCAGCGCTTTCCGGACGATGATGGCAGTGTGTTACCCGGTGATGGACGCAAGTTCTACACCGACGGACCACGTGTGCATGAGTACATTACCGAGATGTATGAAGAGGTCTTTGGGCCACATAATATGGTAACCGTAGGGGAGATGTCCTCCACGACGCTGGAGCATTGCATCCGATACTCCAATCCTGCCTCCCGCGAATTCTCAATGACCTTCAACTTTCATCATCTGAAAGTGGATTATCCGAACGGACAGAAATGGGAACTGATGCCATATGATTTTGAAGCGCTGAAACAGCTGTTCAGCCAGTGGCAGACAGGTATGCAGGCAGGTGGAGGCTGGAACGCCCTGTTCCTGAACAACCATGATCAGCCGCGGGCATTATCCCGTTTTGCGGATGATGGAGATTACCGTACCGAGAGTGCCAAAATGCTGGCAACTACGATCCATGGCATGCAAGGCACACCTTACGTTTATCAGGGCGAAGAGATTGGGATGCCTAATCCGGTCTGGAACGATGTAAGCGAATTCCGCGACATTGAGTCGACGAATATGTATCGGTTGCTCCAGGAAGAGCGAGGCAAATCCGCCGAGGAAGCATTCCGTATTGTAAAGGAACGCTCCCGTGACAATTCCCGCACACCCATGCAATGGGATGGAAGTGAAAATGCCGGATTTACAACGGGTACGCCTTGGATCAAAGTGGATGAACGTTATCCGTCGATTCATGTGGCCCAGCAGCTGGCTGACCCGGATTCGATCTACTATCATTACCGCAAACTGATTGCACTTCGCAAACAGCTTAAAGTGCTGACGGACGGACTATATGAACGTCTGGACGACGCACATCCGGATGTATTTGCTTATGCGCGGTCGAATGGAAGCGAAACGCTGCTTGTCGTTTCCAACTTCAGCAAGAGAGACGTGACGTTTACTCTTCCAGGTGCTGTATGGAATGACCACATTGCTGGCAAATCAGCAGATTTGCTGGTAGCCAATACGAAGGCAACGCCTGCTCTGGATCAAGAAATATCCCTTAGCCCGTATGCATCCTATATGTGGCTTATACCGCAACAGGACTAA
- the treP gene encoding PTS system trehalose-specific EIIBC component yields MAIDKKQVEEIVRAVGGKENIEAATHCVTRLRFALYDESKVDAQSLDQNDLVKGQFSSQGQFQVVIGPGLVDKVYDEMIEITGGDRASKDDVKAVAGKKQNPIQRAIKTLSDIFIPILPAIITAGLLLGINNILTGPGIFFDGKSLVDVYPAWKDLASIINTIASTAFTFLPALIGWAAVTRFGGSPLLGIVLGLILVHPDLLSAYGYANAVNEGTVPTWNLFGWHIEKIGYQGQVLPVLVSAYLLAKLEIFLNKRVHDSIKLLVVAPVTLLITGFLAFTIIGPVTFAIANGITSGLIYIYDSYAALGGLIYGGLYALLVITGMHHTFLAVDVQLIGSQGGTFLWPMLALSNIAQGSAALAMMLVLREKKMRGLAATSSVSAFLGVTEPAIFGVNIRYRYPFIFGMVGSAIGGVLLTMNNVQATSIGVGGVPGFLSIFPNKWGVFFIGMAIVLIVPFVLTVIFGKAKLKKEDRSADRTVVTGGHSAANESDADTTAAADADLNQRSRSAAQVGNDPINTLEVLAPLTGTAVPLEQVPDPAFAEKQMGEGVAIEPSGNQVMAPFDAQVAHVIKSKHAVILEHASGLQILIHVGINTVSLKGEGFNMFVEAGDKVRAGQTLLEFDRKVIEAAGYPLITPIIIPDGQDMVDRVEVTTGDVTSNQNGVLKVHLKG; encoded by the coding sequence ATGGCGATCGATAAAAAACAGGTTGAGGAAATTGTACGCGCGGTCGGCGGCAAAGAAAACATTGAAGCTGCAACGCATTGTGTGACACGCCTACGGTTTGCCTTGTACGACGAGAGCAAAGTGGATGCGCAAAGTCTGGATCAGAACGATCTGGTTAAAGGACAGTTCTCCTCCCAGGGACAATTCCAGGTGGTCATCGGACCTGGACTTGTAGACAAAGTCTATGATGAGATGATTGAGATCACTGGAGGTGACCGCGCTTCCAAGGATGACGTAAAAGCAGTGGCTGGTAAAAAGCAAAATCCAATCCAGCGAGCGATCAAGACACTCTCGGATATCTTTATCCCTATTCTGCCAGCCATCATCACGGCCGGTCTCTTGCTAGGTATTAATAACATCCTGACGGGTCCAGGCATATTCTTTGATGGAAAATCACTGGTGGATGTCTATCCGGCATGGAAGGACCTCGCATCCATTATCAATACGATTGCGAGTACCGCCTTTACCTTCCTGCCTGCGTTAATTGGTTGGGCTGCTGTAACCCGGTTCGGCGGCAGTCCGCTGCTCGGGATTGTGCTCGGTCTTATTCTGGTTCATCCAGATCTGCTGAGTGCCTATGGTTACGCCAACGCAGTCAACGAAGGAACTGTGCCTACGTGGAATCTGTTCGGCTGGCATATTGAGAAGATCGGTTATCAGGGGCAAGTTTTGCCGGTACTGGTATCAGCCTATCTGCTCGCCAAGCTGGAGATTTTCCTGAACAAAAGGGTGCATGATTCGATCAAACTGCTGGTTGTTGCACCTGTCACGTTATTGATTACCGGATTCCTGGCTTTTACGATCATTGGTCCGGTGACATTTGCCATTGCGAATGGAATTACATCCGGCTTGATCTATATCTATGATTCATACGCTGCTCTGGGCGGTCTGATCTACGGTGGACTATACGCATTGCTTGTTATTACAGGAATGCATCATACGTTCCTGGCGGTAGACGTACAGCTGATTGGTAGTCAGGGCGGAACATTCCTGTGGCCGATGCTGGCACTGTCCAATATCGCTCAAGGTTCTGCCGCCCTTGCCATGATGCTCGTGCTGCGTGAGAAGAAGATGAGAGGACTTGCGGCAACTTCATCCGTCTCGGCCTTCCTCGGAGTAACGGAGCCGGCCATCTTCGGGGTGAATATCCGTTATCGTTATCCGTTTATCTTCGGTATGGTTGGTTCTGCCATCGGCGGTGTGCTACTGACCATGAACAATGTGCAGGCAACCTCCATCGGTGTAGGCGGGGTACCTGGGTTCCTGTCCATCTTCCCGAACAAATGGGGAGTGTTCTTCATCGGTATGGCGATTGTATTGATTGTACCTTTCGTGCTGACAGTTATTTTTGGTAAAGCAAAATTGAAAAAAGAAGACCGAAGCGCAGATCGCACAGTTGTCACTGGAGGCCACTCGGCAGCAAACGAATCTGACGCAGACACTACTGCGGCAGCTGATGCAGATCTGAATCAGCGCTCGCGCAGCGCAGCTCAGGTGGGAAATGACCCTATTAACACGCTGGAAGTATTGGCACCATTAACAGGTACAGCGGTTCCGCTGGAACAGGTGCCTGATCCGGCGTTTGCAGAGAAGCAAATGGGAGAAGGGGTTGCCATTGAACCTTCGGGCAATCAGGTTATGGCCCCGTTTGATGCCCAAGTAGCCCATGTGATTAAGAGCAAACATGCTGTCATTCTTGAACACGCGAGTGGCTTGCAGATTCTGATTCATGTTGGAATCAATACGGTTTCACTCAAAGGCGAAGGCTTCAACATGTTTGTGGAAGCTGGAGATAAGGTAAGAGCCGGGCAAACGCTGCTTGAATTCGACCGCAAAGTCATTGAAGCTGCGGGATATCCGCTTATTACGCCAATTATCATTCCGGACGGTCAGGATATGGTTGATCGGGTAGAGGTCACGACAGGTGATGTTACATCCAATCAGAACGGTGTGCTTAAGGTTCATTTGAAAGGCTAG
- a CDS encoding chemotaxis protein, translated as MTRVAVMVIHGLGMQKEDYADTLISRLHKEFDQVMVWPGAAKQVLDIEPVYWADVFEEREEALFQQLVSSQGLNYQVLRRFVIHYLADAVAYQPVEHQGHNYDAVHRTLNRAMHALAQRNGPEAPLCIIAHSLGAVIASNFFYDLQYPSSRIPSIVDVTSALERGDTLTNFYSFGTTLPLWSLRYHDFSRPIQVPSPLAGQYFPGLEGEWVNFYDRDDILGYPLRPIDPAYEAAVKEDMEINSGGLIGSWNPLSHGGYFSNGTMNRRIAQGLARTWTWVNRDLY; from the coding sequence ATGACTCGTGTTGCGGTGATGGTCATTCATGGTCTGGGTATGCAAAAGGAAGATTATGCCGATACGCTCATTTCTCGTTTGCATAAGGAATTCGATCAGGTTATGGTGTGGCCGGGAGCAGCCAAGCAGGTGCTGGATATCGAGCCGGTATATTGGGCTGACGTATTTGAGGAGCGCGAAGAGGCACTGTTTCAGCAGCTGGTCAGCTCTCAGGGATTAAATTATCAGGTGCTGCGACGTTTTGTTATCCATTATCTGGCGGACGCCGTGGCTTATCAGCCCGTGGAACATCAGGGCCATAACTACGATGCAGTTCATCGTACACTGAACCGTGCGATGCATGCACTTGCACAACGGAACGGGCCGGAAGCTCCGCTCTGCATCATTGCTCACAGCCTTGGCGCGGTGATTGCAAGTAATTTTTTCTATGATCTGCAATATCCGTCCAGTCGCATACCCTCCATCGTGGATGTTACGTCCGCCTTGGAACGGGGGGATACCTTAACGAACTTTTATTCCTTTGGTACGACGTTGCCGCTGTGGAGCTTGCGTTATCACGACTTCAGTCGTCCGATTCAGGTCCCTTCGCCACTGGCAGGGCAGTATTTCCCTGGGCTGGAAGGGGAATGGGTTAACTTTTATGATCGGGATGATATTCTGGGTTACCCGCTGCGTCCCATTGATCCGGCATATGAGGCGGCGGTCAAGGAAGACATGGAAATTAACTCCGGTGGGTTGATCGGGAGCTGGAATCCGTTAAGCCATGGGGGTTATTTCTCGAATGGAACCATGAATCGGAGAATTGCACAGGGATTGGCTCGAACGTGGACGTGGGTGAATCGTGATTTATACTAA
- a CDS encoding YkgJ family cysteine cluster protein, producing MECRTGCAACCIAISISSPIPGMPEGKPAGVRCVQLTEDNRCGIFGQKERPAVCSGLQASEEMCGSTDQEAFERLSWLEQETAPSSA from the coding sequence ATGGAATGCAGGACAGGCTGTGCCGCATGTTGTATCGCGATTTCCATCTCATCGCCCATACCAGGCATGCCTGAGGGAAAGCCCGCAGGTGTGCGCTGTGTACAGCTGACGGAAGACAATCGCTGCGGAATTTTTGGTCAGAAGGAGCGTCCGGCGGTATGCAGCGGATTGCAGGCTTCGGAGGAGATGTGCGGCAGTACGGACCAGGAGGCCTTTGAACGATTAAGCTGGCTGGAGCAGGAGACTGCACCAAGTTCAGCGTAA
- a CDS encoding MFS transporter, translated as MRLLQQIHAEIRGWSRNIQLFFLASILYQIGNGMFSVLYNLYIQGLGYNDTMNGQIVSIQSLATAIMFVPIGLCGDFFSRKRLLITGALFSGIFLIGRSFDYSASGLIWFAVFSGLFAGVFQVLAIPFLAENVKKSHRLKMFSYYSSLVLASQVLGSLGGGVFADLLHTAGLAQVTGLQTVLFVGGAATLVAFIPMLFVSEDKKAPQVDTPVPSASKSAASATDGEQGVNHSPEQGRKNDTYSQKKDSRLIGQFVVTQLLIGFGSGLVVPYLNLYFTNRFSVSLSAMSLLISLGQIMTIVSMLIGPTLAAKVGSVRAVVIFQVMSLPFLLLTGFTNMLLIASVSFLFRQALMNAANPVQSAILVDRVSDKRRGIANSLMQTAFMIGWATMGPVQSYLVTTYGTYWGYAVTFSITGSLYVISSLMYYMMFKEPKPSARVLVANR; from the coding sequence TTGAGACTTCTACAACAGATTCATGCTGAAATTCGGGGCTGGTCCCGCAATATTCAATTGTTTTTTCTGGCAAGCATCTTGTATCAGATCGGAAATGGCATGTTCTCTGTCTTGTACAATCTGTACATTCAGGGTCTGGGCTATAATGATACAATGAACGGCCAGATTGTAAGTATTCAATCATTAGCGACAGCGATTATGTTTGTTCCCATTGGACTTTGCGGTGATTTCTTCAGTCGCAAGCGACTGCTGATTACCGGCGCGTTGTTCAGTGGGATCTTCCTGATTGGCCGTTCTTTCGATTATTCTGCCAGCGGACTGATCTGGTTCGCTGTATTTTCAGGACTTTTCGCTGGTGTATTTCAGGTGCTGGCCATTCCGTTCCTCGCTGAGAATGTGAAGAAAAGTCACCGGCTAAAGATGTTCAGCTATTACTCCTCCCTCGTGCTTGCTTCTCAGGTACTTGGCAGCTTGGGTGGCGGAGTGTTTGCAGACCTGCTTCATACAGCAGGCCTTGCCCAAGTCACAGGGCTGCAGACCGTATTGTTCGTGGGCGGCGCTGCTACACTTGTCGCATTTATCCCGATGTTGTTTGTGTCCGAGGATAAGAAGGCACCTCAAGTTGATACTCCGGTGCCATCCGCTTCTAAATCTGCGGCATCAGCAACAGACGGCGAACAGGGGGTCAATCACTCCCCGGAACAAGGCAGAAAGAACGACACCTACAGTCAAAAGAAAGATTCCCGATTGATCGGTCAATTTGTAGTGACCCAATTATTAATCGGATTTGGTTCGGGTCTGGTTGTCCCTTATCTGAATCTGTACTTTACCAACCGATTTTCGGTATCCTTGAGCGCCATGAGTCTGCTGATTTCATTGGGTCAGATCATGACCATTGTATCGATGCTGATCGGACCAACACTCGCGGCCAAGGTGGGAAGTGTTCGGGCAGTTGTCATTTTCCAGGTCATGTCCCTGCCCTTCCTGCTGTTAACCGGCTTCACGAATATGCTGCTCATCGCTTCGGTGAGTTTCCTGTTCAGGCAAGCCTTGATGAATGCAGCCAATCCGGTTCAATCCGCCATTCTGGTGGACCGAGTATCGGACAAACGTCGTGGAATCGCCAATTCACTAATGCAGACCGCCTTTATGATTGGATGGGCTACCATGGGCCCTGTACAATCTTACCTTGTGACCACTTATGGCACGTATTGGGGTTATGCAGTCACCTTCAGCATCACAGGCAGCCTTTACGTGATATCATCTCTGATGTACTATATGATGTTCAAAGAACCGAAGCCTTCTGCCCGTGTTCTCGTGGCGAACAGATAA
- a CDS encoding O-methyltransferase, producing the protein MKSVNASNQHTWSQVDDYLNDLLIPSDSLLEQTLRTNAEAGLPAHDVAANQGRLLQLLLQIQGATRVLEIGTLGGYSTIWMARALPEHGHIVTLEAEPHHADMARTNLTRAGLIHKVDLRVGPALTTLPDVQKEYREPFDFIFIDADKPSNPDYLRWALRLARPGSLIIGDNIVRDGEVINKESTDSRVQGVRSFLKLIADNPRLEATALQTVGSKGYDGFVIARVLETPATK; encoded by the coding sequence ATGAAAAGTGTAAATGCTTCTAACCAACATACCTGGAGTCAAGTTGACGATTACCTGAATGATCTGCTGATTCCCTCCGACTCCCTGCTGGAGCAAACTCTGCGTACCAATGCCGAGGCCGGTTTGCCTGCTCATGATGTTGCAGCTAATCAAGGGAGACTGCTGCAACTCCTGCTTCAAATACAGGGCGCAACACGTGTGCTGGAAATCGGTACGCTTGGCGGATACAGCACAATCTGGATGGCTAGAGCCCTTCCCGAACATGGACATATCGTCACGTTGGAGGCTGAACCACATCATGCAGACATGGCACGAACCAACCTTACGCGTGCAGGACTAATTCACAAGGTTGATCTTCGAGTTGGCCCTGCATTGACCACCCTTCCCGACGTTCAGAAAGAGTACAGGGAACCCTTTGATTTTATCTTCATCGATGCAGACAAACCGAGTAATCCTGATTATCTGAGATGGGCACTTCGTCTGGCTCGTCCGGGAAGTCTTATTATTGGTGACAACATCGTCAGGGACGGTGAAGTTATAAATAAAGAAAGCACAGACTCCAGGGTTCAAGGCGTTCGCTCTTTCTTGAAATTAATTGCTGACAATCCTCGCCTTGAAGCTACGGCACTGCAAACTGTAGGCAGTAAAGGCTACGACGGATTCGTGATTGCCCGAGTGCTGGAAACCCCCGCCACAAAATAA
- a CDS encoding LysR family transcriptional regulator — protein MNLHGLRLFHAIVRYGGVTRAAEELNISQPAVSSQVKKFERELGIPLFAAEGRRLVLTDAGVQLTGYAERLFMLEQDVENFVQDFRAGKKGLIRLTATYLPSNFLLPGWIARFKQMHEDVELVVSTTNTRMAFDQLLRYEAEIAVYGGSGITHQGVHWDELFEDEMWFVVHPDHPYAGKEIELHEMVAEPFIMREEGSATRERLVSLCTTNNLAAPRIALQFNGLNETISAVKAGYGANFISSLVVKEDVQQGRLARVFVRGVQLKNTVAVCTRAGEVLSPAAQHLVELIRQEASLIR, from the coding sequence GTGAATTTGCACGGATTACGATTGTTTCATGCCATTGTGAGATATGGAGGAGTCACGCGTGCAGCAGAGGAACTCAACATTAGTCAGCCTGCGGTATCCTCCCAGGTGAAGAAATTTGAACGTGAACTGGGCATTCCATTATTCGCTGCGGAGGGCAGGAGACTGGTTTTAACGGATGCTGGGGTACAGTTAACGGGCTATGCGGAACGTTTGTTCATGCTGGAGCAGGATGTCGAGAACTTTGTGCAGGATTTTCGGGCGGGCAAAAAAGGACTGATTCGTCTTACTGCAACCTATTTGCCCTCGAATTTTTTGCTGCCTGGGTGGATTGCCCGTTTCAAGCAAATGCATGAGGATGTGGAACTGGTCGTGAGCACAACCAACACCCGGATGGCTTTTGACCAGTTGCTGCGTTATGAGGCAGAGATCGCAGTTTATGGTGGAAGTGGAATAACACATCAGGGCGTCCATTGGGACGAATTGTTTGAAGATGAAATGTGGTTTGTGGTCCATCCCGATCATCCTTATGCGGGAAAGGAGATTGAGCTGCATGAGATGGTTGCGGAGCCCTTCATTATGCGCGAAGAAGGCAGCGCTACACGTGAGCGTCTGGTCTCTCTTTGCACAACCAATAACCTGGCTGCTCCCCGCATTGCACTTCAGTTCAATGGGCTGAATGAGACGATCAGTGCGGTGAAAGCAGGTTATGGGGCGAACTTTATTTCTTCTCTGGTCGTGAAGGAAGATGTACAGCAAGGCAGGCTTGCACGAGTATTCGTTCGAGGTGTACAGCTGAAAAACACGGTTGCTGTATGTACACGAGCAGGGGAAGTATTGTCTCCTGCCGCACAGCATCTGGTCGAACTTATCAGACAGGAAGCATCATTGATCAGATAA
- a CDS encoding YoaK family protein, producing MKGQIIMNQYTLQKYAMLLLCMSAGMVDVIGYLGLGHVLTANMTGNIVLLGIAVARAQQFVVLRSLLALIGFIAGNAIAAHMIGHVQTKNGWSSRVTTVFTVESILLLLFAIAMISPYSEQLSYLLIAMLAAAMGMQTTAARRIGIAGISTTVLTNNLAAVVEDAVSILQRLRHAKIRSLAKELSADAYLRAGAVVIYLTGVILAALLFHHVPMMAVWIPVLIIGAVTLYARLYSWGAAREGTNNTGS from the coding sequence TTGAAAGGACAGATCATTATGAACCAATACACCCTCCAAAAATATGCCATGCTGCTGCTCTGTATGTCTGCCGGTATGGTCGATGTGATCGGATATCTTGGACTCGGACATGTGCTTACAGCCAATATGACGGGCAATATTGTGTTGCTGGGAATTGCGGTTGCCCGTGCCCAGCAATTTGTCGTTCTGCGTTCGCTCCTTGCCCTCATTGGTTTTATTGCCGGAAATGCGATCGCGGCACACATGATTGGTCATGTGCAAACGAAAAATGGCTGGTCTTCCCGGGTCACAACCGTGTTCACTGTAGAAAGCATATTGCTTCTGCTCTTTGCCATTGCCATGATCAGTCCATATTCGGAACAATTATCCTATTTGCTAATTGCCATGCTGGCCGCAGCCATGGGGATGCAGACGACAGCCGCACGCAGAATAGGTATTGCCGGCATATCAACAACCGTGCTCACTAATAATCTGGCGGCCGTGGTTGAGGATGCCGTTAGCATCCTACAGCGACTGCGTCACGCCAAAATCCGCTCGCTGGCCAAAGAGCTGTCAGCAGATGCCTACCTCCGTGCAGGTGCTGTTGTGATCTATCTGACCGGCGTTATTCTAGCTGCACTGCTGTTCCATCATGTGCCAATGATGGCAGTCTGGATACCTGTCCTGATCATAGGTGCAGTAACCCTGTACGCCCGATTATACTCCTGGGGAGCAGCCAGAGAAGGGACGAACAACACGGGGAGCTAG